AGAATTATTGTTAATGTTCAACCATTATTTTCGGATTATATCCCCATACACCATATAGTTTCTGGTTTTTTCATTAAGCATAAGCTAATCTGGAAAGGCGAAATTTTGTGGGATAAACATAATTATAACTGCAAATATACTGCTTGGGGTAGCTGGAAAAGTCCAAGTAATCCCTATTTAAAATACACATGGGAATTTCTTGAGGTTTTTTGTAAAGGTGATTTAAGACATCCTGGAAACTGGAAAATGGCAGATATAAGTGGCGATGAATTCAAAAAATGGGTTTATGGAAGGTGGGATATTGCGCCAGAATATAATATGAGAGAATATGGACACCCCGCAATGTTCCCTGAGCAACTTGTAGAGCGAGTACTAAAATTATTTAGCTTTAAGGGAGATTTAATTTTAGACCCATTTAATGGAGTAGGAACAACAAGTGTAGTGGCAAAAAAGCTATTTAGAAATTACATTGGCATTGATATCTCTCCTGAATATTGCAAAAAAGCAGAAGATAGACTTAAAAATACCAAAGTTAATGCAACTGTATTTTAAAAATATGGACAAAAAATTTTCAAAAGACATACAATCGCTTATTAACGCTTATGAATTTTTAGTTAAAGGCATTGATACAAAAGCTAAAGAGTCAGAAGGCAGGGCTTATGGTGGGATAATTAGAGCTGGCAAGGGAATGCTCGTTGAGAGTTTGGCAAAAAGTTTAATTGAAATAGCATGGAAAGAATTAGGAAGAAAGCCAGAAAGATTATCCCTTGCAAAAGAAACAGTAAAAATTCCAATTAAGAAAGAATACATTGAACGGCTTAAAAGCCCAGAAGTAAAGAAATTTATAAAGGAGCATATCAAAAAATTTTACTATTGCTTAAGAACAGATGTTCATGTGCATATTGATGGAAAATTTAAAATTGCTATGGAGTGCAAAGCATATACAGAAAATGCAATGCTAAAAAGAATTTTGGTTGACTTTACATTATTTAAACAAGTTTTCCCTGACCTTGCTTTTGTATTATTTCAATTGGAAAGCCAGCTTGGTGGTGATTATTCTTCTACTAACTATGTTAAATATGGTAGTCCCTCTACTCATACTTTGCTTTCATATTTTGATATTGACCTAAACATAATTACATTGCTTGAAGGAGAAAGAAGGGTTGATAAACCAATTCATAAGCCAGAATACTATAAATCCT
The window above is part of the bacterium genome. Proteins encoded here:
- a CDS encoding restriction endonuclease; this encodes MDKKFSKDIQSLINAYEFLVKGIDTKAKESEGRAYGGIIRAGKGMLVESLAKSLIEIAWKELGRKPERLSLAKETVKIPIKKEYIERLKSPEVKKFIKEHIKKFYYCLRTDVHVHIDGKFKIAMECKAYTENAMLKRILVDFTLFKQVFPDLAFVLFQLESQLGGDYSSTNYVKYGSPSTHTLLSYFDIDLNIITLLEGERRVDKPIHKPEYYKSLRKESLLTALEVFKNLLR